A stretch of the Corynebacterium maris DSM 45190 genome encodes the following:
- a CDS encoding glycosyltransferase family 2 protein: MHFQDTWLVVPCYNEATVIRDVLANARQTFPNIVAVNDGSADDSAAEIHAAGAHLVDHPVNLGQGASLQTGVEYARAQPGAQYFVTFDADGQHQVKDVVAMVQRLRTEPVDIIVGTRFGEKRENSQVPWIKRVVLQTVVKLSPTSRKLGLTDAHNGLRAFNKKVADEMDIRMNGMSHASEIVNKIAENDWRVSEQPVDILYTEYSMSKGQSLINGVNILADGIVARRLK, encoded by the coding sequence ATGCACTTTCAGGACACATGGCTCGTCGTACCGTGCTACAACGAGGCGACCGTCATCCGGGACGTCCTGGCCAACGCGCGACAGACCTTCCCCAACATCGTCGCCGTCAACGACGGCTCCGCCGACGACTCGGCCGCCGAAATCCACGCCGCCGGAGCGCACCTGGTCGATCACCCGGTGAACCTCGGCCAAGGCGCGTCTTTGCAGACCGGCGTCGAATACGCCCGCGCCCAGCCCGGCGCGCAGTACTTCGTCACCTTCGACGCCGACGGCCAGCACCAGGTCAAGGACGTCGTGGCCATGGTGCAGCGGCTGCGCACGGAGCCGGTGGACATCATCGTGGGCACCCGCTTCGGGGAGAAACGCGAGAATTCGCAGGTGCCGTGGATCAAGCGGGTGGTGCTGCAGACCGTCGTCAAGCTGTCCCCGACCAGCCGCAAGCTGGGGCTGACGGACGCGCACAACGGGTTGCGGGCCTTCAACAAGAAGGTCGCCGACGAGATGGACATCCGCATGAACGGCATGAGCCACGCCTCGGAGATCGTGAACAAGATCGCGGAGAACGACTGGCGCGTGTCCGAGCAGCCGGTCGACATCCTGTACACCGAATACTCGATGAGCAAGGGGCAGTCGCTGATCAACGGCGTCAACATCCTTGCCGACGGCATCGTGGCGAGGAGACTCAAGTGA
- a CDS encoding glycosyltransferase — protein sequence MPSLSALMTVYHRIDPAELAAALQSLTAQTRPADEVVIVEDGPIGDPLREIIDAFVAATDDARVVRLPENLGSGPASQAGLETILSDFTARLDADDVAHPERFATQLAYVEAHPETDVLGTAVAEFEHSPGDGQKVRALPETHEEIATYALINSPINNPSVMLRTERADRVGGYRDVPHMEDYDLYARLLADGARFHNLPEPLTYFRTSTSQFERRTKGMFAAERQMQRNLVSYGLISRPRAVFNLVARTAYRLLPTGLLTRVYGALFHK from the coding sequence ATGCCGAGCCTGTCTGCCCTGATGACCGTCTACCATCGCATCGATCCCGCCGAACTCGCCGCGGCGCTGCAATCCCTGACCGCGCAAACCCGCCCCGCGGACGAGGTCGTCATCGTGGAGGACGGCCCGATCGGCGACCCGCTGCGCGAGATCATCGACGCCTTCGTCGCGGCGACGGACGACGCCCGCGTGGTGCGGCTGCCCGAGAACCTCGGCTCCGGGCCCGCCTCCCAGGCAGGGTTGGAGACGATTCTCTCGGACTTCACCGCCCGCCTCGACGCGGACGACGTCGCCCACCCGGAGCGCTTCGCCACGCAGCTGGCCTATGTCGAAGCCCATCCCGAGACCGACGTGCTGGGCACCGCCGTGGCGGAATTCGAGCACTCCCCCGGCGACGGGCAGAAGGTGCGCGCGCTGCCGGAAACCCACGAGGAGATCGCGACGTACGCGCTGATCAACTCCCCGATCAACAACCCCTCGGTGATGCTGCGCACCGAGCGGGCGGACCGAGTCGGCGGCTACAGAGACGTCCCCCACATGGAGGACTATGATCTGTACGCCCGCCTGCTCGCCGACGGCGCGCGGTTCCACAACCTGCCGGAGCCGCTGACGTATTTCCGGACGTCGACAAGCCAGTTTGAGCGCCGCACCAAAGGCATGTTCGCCGCCGAGCGCCAGATGCAGCGCAACCTGGTCTCCTACGGGCTCATCAGCCGGCCACGAGCGGTGTTTAACCTGGTGGCACGCACGGCGTACCGTCTCCTGCCCACCGGGCTGCTGACCCGTGTGTATGGCGCACTGTTCCATAAGTAA
- the rfbA gene encoding glucose-1-phosphate thymidylyltransferase RfbA has product MRGIILAGGSGTRLYPITMAISKQLMPIYDKPMIYYPLTTLIRAGIREILIITTPEDQDAFKRLLGDGSQLGLMIDYAVQPRPEGLAQSFLIGEDFIDDDDVALVLGDNIFDGHGFTTALGTCRDPQGGIVFAYEVSDPERYGVVEFDGDKAISIEEKPAAPKSDYAVVGLYFYDNRVVDIAKSISPSARGELEITSVNEAYLQMGELSVRRLHRGDVWLDTGTVDSMSEASSYVEVLQKRTGQVIGSPEVAAYEAGFIDASQLERLAEPLLKSGYGRYLLG; this is encoded by the coding sequence ATGAGGGGCATTATTTTAGCCGGCGGCTCTGGCACCCGGCTGTACCCGATCACCATGGCGATCTCGAAGCAGCTGATGCCGATCTACGACAAGCCGATGATCTACTACCCGCTGACCACACTCATCCGGGCGGGTATCCGGGAAATCCTCATTATCACCACCCCGGAGGATCAGGACGCGTTCAAGCGCCTGCTCGGCGACGGCTCCCAGCTCGGGCTGATGATCGACTACGCCGTGCAGCCGCGCCCAGAGGGCCTGGCGCAGTCTTTCCTCATCGGCGAGGACTTCATCGACGACGACGACGTGGCACTGGTGCTCGGCGACAACATCTTCGACGGCCACGGGTTCACCACTGCCCTGGGCACCTGTCGCGACCCGCAGGGCGGGATCGTGTTCGCCTACGAGGTCTCCGACCCGGAGCGCTACGGCGTCGTGGAGTTCGACGGCGACAAGGCGATCTCCATCGAGGAAAAACCCGCCGCGCCGAAGTCGGATTACGCGGTGGTGGGCCTGTACTTCTACGACAACCGGGTCGTCGACATCGCCAAGTCCATCAGCCCCAGCGCCCGCGGGGAACTGGAGATCACCAGCGTCAACGAGGCCTACCTGCAGATGGGTGAGCTCAGCGTGCGCCGCCTGCACCGCGGCGACGTGTGGCTGGACACCGGCACCGTCGACTCTATGAGCGAGGCCTCCTCCTACGTGGAGGTGCTGCAAAAACGCACCGGGCAGGTCATCGGTTCCCCGGAGGTCGCCGCCTACGAGGCGGGGTTCATCGACGCCTCGCAACTCGAAAGACTCGCCGAACCGCTCCTGAAATCCGGGTACGGCCGTTACCTGCTGGGGTGA
- the rfbD gene encoding dTDP-4-dehydrorhamnose reductase codes for MIDGLQVIDLKVHEDARGWFKENWNNAAFSFRPVQQNVSMNTERGTTRGLHAEPWDKIVSVASGRVFGAWCDLREGSATFGETFTQEIGPGTAVFVPRGVANGFQALEDDTAYVYLVNDHWSPEAQYANVTYRMIDWPLEPVNLSEKDLAHPELAEVTPVQPRKVLVTGANGQLGRALRKVLPDAEFCAREDFDITDPPQRKWRQYSAIINAAAYNAVDKAETDRAAAWAVNAEGPAKLARIAAEHDLTLVHVSTDYVFDGAKETYTEDDPVAPLSLYGASKAAGDTAAATAPKHYVVRTAWVVGDGSNFISTMRSLAERDIEPKVVHDQVGRITMADDLAGAIAHLLSTKADYGIYNVTGTGDAVGRDEIAMSTFIGLGHDPAEVHPVSTVEYHGDEPHAVRPRRSVLDTAKIEATGFTPMNWRVGLALYLA; via the coding sequence ATGATCGACGGACTGCAGGTCATCGACTTGAAGGTGCACGAGGATGCGCGCGGCTGGTTCAAGGAGAACTGGAACAACGCCGCGTTTTCGTTTCGCCCCGTGCAGCAGAACGTGTCCATGAACACCGAGCGCGGCACCACCCGCGGGTTGCATGCGGAGCCGTGGGACAAGATCGTCTCCGTGGCTTCTGGTCGCGTCTTTGGCGCGTGGTGCGACCTGCGGGAGGGTTCGGCCACGTTCGGTGAGACCTTCACCCAGGAGATCGGCCCCGGCACCGCGGTATTCGTACCGCGCGGGGTGGCCAACGGTTTCCAGGCGTTGGAGGACGACACCGCGTACGTCTACCTGGTCAACGACCACTGGTCACCGGAGGCACAGTACGCGAACGTGACCTACCGGATGATCGACTGGCCGCTGGAGCCGGTCAACCTCTCCGAGAAGGACCTGGCCCACCCCGAACTGGCGGAGGTCACGCCCGTCCAGCCGCGCAAGGTCCTGGTCACCGGGGCGAACGGCCAGCTGGGGCGTGCCTTGCGGAAGGTGCTGCCGGACGCGGAGTTCTGCGCGCGCGAAGACTTCGATATCACGGATCCGCCGCAGCGTAAGTGGCGGCAGTACTCGGCGATCATCAACGCGGCGGCCTACAACGCCGTCGATAAGGCGGAGACCGACCGGGCCGCTGCCTGGGCCGTCAACGCCGAGGGCCCGGCGAAGCTCGCGCGCATCGCCGCCGAGCACGACCTGACGCTGGTGCACGTGTCCACCGACTACGTCTTCGACGGGGCGAAGGAGACCTACACCGAGGACGATCCCGTGGCCCCGCTGTCGCTGTACGGGGCGTCGAAGGCCGCCGGCGACACGGCCGCGGCGACCGCCCCCAAGCACTACGTCGTGCGCACCGCCTGGGTGGTCGGCGACGGCAGCAACTTCATTTCCACGATGCGCTCGCTGGCCGAGCGCGACATCGAGCCGAAGGTCGTGCACGACCAAGTCGGGCGCATCACCATGGCCGACGACCTGGCTGGGGCCATCGCGCACCTGCTGTCCACCAAAGCCGACTACGGGATCTACAACGTCACCGGCACCGGCGACGCCGTCGGCCGCGACGAGATCGCCATGTCCACCTTCATCGGCTTAGGCCACGACCCCGCGGAGGTTCACCCGGTCAGCACCGTCGAGTACCACGGCGACGAACCCCATGCGGTGCGCCCGCGACGCAGCGTGCTGGACACCGCCAAGATCGAGGCCACCGGGTTCACCCCCATGAACTGGCGCGTCGGCCTGGCGCTGTATTTGGCATGA